A part of Candidatus Brocadia sp. genomic DNA contains:
- a CDS encoding cysteine methyltransferase, translating to MFLTEIEKMSTIERLQVMEELWDSLCKEEIESPEWHKDILKERKKKIEKGDVEYISLEDLKGSRHR from the coding sequence ATGTTTTTAACTGAAATAGAGAAAATGTCTACCATTGAACGTTTACAAGTAATGGAAGAGTTATGGGACTCATTATGCAAAGAAGAAATTGAATCTCCGGAGTGGCATAAAGATATTCTCAAAGAAAGAAAAAAGAAAATTGAAAAAGGTGATGTTGAATATATTTCTCTGGAGGATTTAAAAGGCAGCCGTCATCGATGA
- a CDS encoding AbrB/MazE/SpoVT family DNA-binding domain-containing protein yields the protein MKTLTISQKGQVAIPKEVREILHIKAGDQLAFRVEKGKIILEPAVNIPRSQAWFWTSNVQKKVKKTDKNFKEGNFKTYEIDTFVKELNTIHCKSTGSKDLISGSFT from the coding sequence ATGAAGACATTAACAATATCTCAAAAAGGACAGGTTGCCATACCGAAAGAGGTCAGGGAAATATTGCATATAAAGGCAGGAGACCAGTTGGCTTTTCGGGTGGAGAAGGGAAAGATTATATTAGAGCCGGCAGTGAATATCCCACGTTCACAGGCATGGTTTTGGACTTCCAATGTACAAAAGAAGGTGAAAAAGACCGATAAAAACTTCAAGGAGGGTAATTTTAAAACATATGAGATAGATACATTTGTTAAGGAACTAAACACAATTCATTGCAAATCCACAGGCTCGAAGGATCTGATTTCTGGGAGTTTTACGTAG
- a CDS encoding tetratricopeptide repeat protein yields MQHSFVYDDESTIINNYFIRQWSNLSNLFTRKYFVLSAELTYRPVVTLSYFIDHTFWHLNPLGYHLTNILLHAANSTLLFVFAFQIFKKRTTAFISALFFSSYPIFSEVVNAVGFREDLLAFLFLILAFIFYLESNKRRYILYYSLSLFCYFLSLFSKEMAITLPLLIVLFDVVFQGLLLKKTFSGGESRFSYFKPKFPHYYMGFILITIFYILNRFFFFYNPSESQISYPHDSLFVNFLAMTRVVAYYVKLLFLPFQLNADYVVPFSASPAETSFWLSGLLLIVIGIVTFRLRSQHRYVFFFILWFFVTLIPVMNSIPLGNIMAERYLYIPGAGFSMIIANLLSKLSKQGVTNLNQNGTHASPFLLKGGKLSSSLYPSPLPAGGGGIRWGGFSPFFNVTGSLFVFILFFILTGNAYLTCKRNNDWKDGLQLWSKTVLTSPNSFRAHINLGNAYEKRGFNASALEKYNKALTIDPNDADVYNNIGIYYDKMNLSDEAIQYYEKCLAIDPRHTKAHNNLGVVFTRQRRFDDAIQAFSQAISINPLYPDAHNNLGIVYYRKGLINEAEREFKLTISIEPYHAEAHNDLGILYNDKHQYDDAIHEFETAIQIKPDYANAHMNLGAVILKHRKDRDTALFHLKESLKIDPQQEQAMGIKKLIEQLEDTTE; encoded by the coding sequence TTGCAACACTCCTTTGTTTACGATGACGAGTCTACTATTATTAATAATTATTTCATACGGCAGTGGAGTAACCTCTCAAATCTTTTTACCCGCAAATACTTCGTCCTTTCAGCCGAATTGACGTATCGCCCTGTAGTAACTTTGTCTTATTTTATTGATCATACCTTCTGGCATTTGAATCCGCTGGGGTATCATCTTACCAATATTCTCCTTCACGCTGCGAACAGTACACTTCTCTTTGTTTTTGCCTTTCAAATATTTAAAAAAAGGACGACGGCTTTCATCTCAGCGCTTTTTTTCTCTTCATATCCAATCTTTTCGGAAGTGGTCAATGCCGTTGGCTTTCGGGAAGACCTCCTGGCATTTCTGTTTTTGATTCTGGCCTTTATCTTTTATCTGGAGTCAAATAAGCGAAGATACATTCTCTATTACTCTCTATCCCTATTTTGCTATTTTTTGAGCCTCTTTTCCAAAGAAATGGCAATTACTTTGCCTTTGTTGATAGTTTTGTTTGACGTTGTTTTTCAAGGTCTTTTACTCAAAAAAACCTTTTCTGGTGGAGAAAGTAGGTTCTCATATTTCAAACCAAAATTTCCCCATTATTACATGGGATTTATTTTGATCACTATTTTTTATATACTAAACCGGTTTTTCTTTTTCTATAATCCCTCTGAATCACAAATCTCTTATCCACATGATAGCCTTTTCGTCAACTTTCTGGCCATGACCCGTGTGGTGGCTTATTACGTAAAACTTCTTTTCCTGCCTTTTCAATTGAATGCCGATTACGTAGTCCCTTTTTCTGCATCGCCTGCCGAAACCTCATTTTGGTTGTCTGGTTTACTTCTTATCGTAATAGGTATAGTTACATTCCGGCTACGATCCCAGCATAGGTATGTTTTCTTTTTTATCCTCTGGTTTTTTGTCACACTCATCCCCGTAATGAATAGTATTCCATTGGGGAATATCATGGCAGAGCGTTATTTGTATATACCAGGTGCTGGTTTTAGCATGATCATTGCCAATTTACTATCAAAGCTCAGTAAACAGGGTGTTACAAACCTCAACCAAAATGGTACTCATGCTTCGCCATTCTTGTTAAAAGGAGGGAAATTGTCAAGTTCCCTTTATCCTTCACCTCTCCCCGCAGGTGGGGGAGGAATAAGGTGGGGGGGATTTTCGCCTTTTTTTAACGTAACAGGTTCATTATTCGTCTTCATATTATTTTTTATTTTAACGGGAAATGCCTACCTAACTTGTAAGAGAAACAATGACTGGAAGGACGGCCTGCAGTTATGGTCGAAGACGGTCTTAACCTCACCAAACAGTTTCAGGGCCCACATTAACTTAGGGAACGCTTATGAAAAAAGAGGATTTAATGCCTCTGCCCTGGAAAAATACAATAAGGCATTAACAATTGATCCAAACGATGCAGATGTTTACAATAACATTGGCATTTATTATGATAAGATGAATCTTTCTGATGAGGCGATTCAATACTACGAAAAATGTCTGGCCATAGATCCCAGACACACAAAAGCACACAATAATCTGGGAGTGGTATTTACCAGACAAAGGCGGTTCGATGATGCAATTCAAGCGTTCAGTCAGGCCATTTCCATAAATCCTTTATACCCTGATGCCCATAACAATCTGGGCATAGTTTATTACAGAAAAGGACTCATAAACGAGGCCGAGCGTGAGTTCAAATTAACCATTAGTATAGAACCTTACCACGCCGAAGCACACAACGACCTCGGCATTTTGTACAACGACAAACACCAATATGACGATGCCATTCACGAATTTGAGACAGCTATACAGATAAAACCTGACTATGCAAATGCACACATGAATCTGGGGGCAGTTATCCTCAAACACAGGAAGGACAGAGACACGGCCCTATTTCACCTGAAAGAAAGCTTGAAGATAGACCCACAGCAGGAACAGGCAATGGGAATAAAGAAACTTATAGAGCAACTGGAAGATACTACCGAGTGA